The segment GTGCGCGGCGACCAGCGGCTGTAAGCGAGGTCCATCCTCACATGGGAATCGATCTGCAGCGAATAGCCACCGCCGAGTATGTAGTAGGCCGCCATGGTGAACTGGGCCATTTCGAGCGTCCAGTTGGCAGGCAGCAGGAACGTCTTGGAGATCGACGAATAGAACAGGATCGCCATCATCGCGAAGACGAGATACATCGCGAACAGGCCGACATACCTGTTCACGCCATCGACAAGCCGGACATAGGCTGTGATCGCCTTCGGCATGGCTCCCCGCTCACCGTTCCCCGGCCGCAACGGCCGGCATGTCAAGATCGCGTCTGGCCGCCGACAGTGCCGCGGCCAGGCTGTTCGCCCAGCGCTCCTGATCGGGCGCCGTGGCGATCAGGTCATTGCGGATCTCGAGCATGACGCACGGCAGGCCGCGCGCCTCGCCGTGCCGTTCCAGCGTATGGTAGACGCCGTCCCAGGGTCCATAGGGTT is part of the Tepidamorphus gemmatus genome and harbors:
- a CDS encoding TRAP transporter small permease subunit: MPKAITAYVRLVDGVNRYVGLFAMYLVFAMMAILFYSSISKTFLLPANWTLEMAQFTMAAYYILGGGYSLQIDSHVRMDLAYSRWSPRTRAVVDSVTVTFLIFFLAVLLIGGISSTGYALRYGETSYSSWSPYMAPIKIIMCIGITLTLLQAIAAFFRNLAEAIGRPIP